The region AGCGACCAGCCCCCGACGACCGACCGGCTCGACTCCCTGCTGGCGGTGCACGACGACCTCGCGTTCAAGCTCGACCCGACGCCGGACTGGGGCGAGGACCTGCTGTCGTCGCTGTCCGACTACGACGTGCGCGTCCTCGACCTCAAGGGCCTCTACGAGGACGAGAGTCTCAGCCACGACCCCGACGCCGACTTCTACCGTCGGGTCGCCGACGCACTGCCCGAGGCGCTGCTGGAGGACCCGAAGCTGACCGAAGCGACACGGCCCGTCTTCGACGGGCGGGAGGACCGGGTCACGTGGGACGTGCCTATCACCGGCGTCGAGAGTATCGAGGCGCTGCCGTTCGAGCCGGCCGTCCTCAACATGAAACCGTCCCGGTGTAGCACCGTCGAGTCGGTGCTCTCGACTATCGACTACTGCGAGCGCGAGGGTATCGAGCTCTACGGCGGCGGCCAGTTCGAGCTCGGCGTCGGCCGCGACCACGTTCAGGCGCTGGCCTCGCTGTGGTATGCCGATGCGCCCAACGACGTGGCGCCGGGCGGGTACAACGACCCCGAGGCCGCCACGGGGCTGCCGAGCAGCCCGCTCGCGGCCCCCGCCGACCCGCGCGGTATCGGTGTCGGCTTCGGCCCGACCTGAGAGATGAAGGCGAATTTACAATACCGCCGTCGTGCTACTGTCTCGCATGTACTGTCCAGCCTGTGGCACGAGGATAGAAGACGAACTCGAAGCCCACGCCCGGCACGCGTGTCCGTACTGTGACGCGGGGCTGCTCGAACCGACGGCGCGATAGCGTCACTCCTCGACGAGATAGTCGTCCTGTACGTCGACCACGGCCGTCGAGTCCTCGCAGTCCGCGTACCGTTCGAGGGGTTCCTCGTTGAGTTCGAGGAACGTGTGGCCCCACGAGAACTTCGAGAGGATCTCTTCGGCGTGTGCGCGCTCGCCGAGGATACAGAGCGCGCCGGCGAAGGCCTCGACGGTGTTCAGCTGGAAGGGGGTACCGTAGTTGACCGGGTTGCCCGCGACGAGGAAGGGGAGCGACCGGTGGACGCCCTCGAGGTCGAACGCCTCCCGTTTTGCGGTCTCCCACGAGCAGTCGAGCGCGACCAGCCGGTCGTGTCGGGCGCCGTCGCCCGCCGTCGGGGCGTCGGCCGGTGAGAGCGCCTGCTCGGCGAAGGGGTTGAGGACGATGCCCGGCGGGGTCGAGCGGGTCGCTCGGTGGAGCTCGGTCAGGTCGAACCGGGCGAGCTTCCGGGCGCTACACTTCTTCGGGTCGTCGTCGCCCTCGTAGCGAACGTGCAGTTCCACAGCGGCCCTACCGCGGCGGCGGGCAAAAGGCGCTCGGTACACCGTCACGGACCGCCCAGCGGCGGTGAAACCGCCCTCTCGACTCGATTTCGCACCCACTCTTAAGTACTGACAGTTCGATTACCGGCTGTGCTTTCAGAGGGGGCGACCGCACCGGGGTTCGAGCTGCCGGCGCTAGTCGACGGTGAGAAGCGCCGCGTCGCGCTGGCGGAGTATCTGGGCGACGACGTGGTCATCCTCGCGTTCTACCCCGCGGATTTCAACCCGGCCTGTGACGAGGAGTCGTGTGACCTGGACGAACTGGACCTCTTTACGATGCAGAAGGACGTGACCATCCTCGGCATCAGCCCGGACTCGGTGTACAGCCACCGCGCCTTCGCCGAGCGCTACGACCTCAAAGTGCCGTTGCTGGCCGATACGGACGGTGAGGTCGCCGAGCGGTACGATATCGACTTCGTCGACGACATCGGCCAGCAGCTGCTGGAGCGCGCCGTCGCCGTCGTCGACCACGACGGCACCGTCCAGTACAGCTGGAGCACCGACGACATGACCGAGCTGCCACGCGTCGAGGAGCTCAAGGACGCGCTGGCGGAGACCGGCGGCGACGACACCGCCTTCGCCCGCTATCGGGTCGGCCACGCCCACTACACCGAGGGCCGCCGGGCGTTCACGTCGGCGATGGACCGCTTCCGGGAGACGGAGTGGATGATGGCCCAGCACGACTTCCAGCAGGCCCGCGAGGAGTTCGAGGAGGCCGCAGACCAGTTCGACACCGCGGTCCGGTTCGTCGACGACGAGTCGCTGGCTCCCGTCTACGAGGACTCGAACGAGAAGGCCACGGCGCTGTGGCAGGCCGCCGACTGGCTCGTCCGGTCGGCCAGCGCCTACTCCAGTGGCAGCGGGACCGAGGGCCAGCAGCTCCGGGACGACGCCGAGATGCCGCTGGCGACGGTACGGGAGTATATCGAGCCCCCGGACCCGGACGACGAGTGGCCCCCGGACGTGACGGATCTGGAGAAAGACGACGCCGACGACCACAGCGTTCTCCCGACCGAGACCGAGGTCGAGGACGCCGCGCTGGCGGTCGATATCGACGAGGAGATGGCTGACACCGACGAGGCGGTGGACAGCGAGACGGCAGACGGGGACCTGTCCGGAGGCGAGGTCGAGCTGGACGGTCTCGACGGTGAGGCGGTCGACGACGATATCGACGACGATGCGGCCGTTGACGACGATATCGACGACGAGGAACTGGCCGAGATTCAGGCCGAACTGGCCGCCAACCACCCCGAATCCGAACCGACGGTCGAGGAGGTGACCGAGGAGCCGACCGCGATTGTCGACGCGCCGCCGATGGGCGAGGACCCCGACGGGACCGCGGACGAACCGGCCGATGCGACACCACAGGTGCGTGGAGACCAGTCCGACGGCGAGCCGGACGAGGAGTCCGGCCGCGATGACGACACGGGGCTGGACATGCCGGGTGACCCGGCGGAGACGGACGCGGAGGACGGGGTAATGGAGACGGATGTGGAGGACGGGGCGACGGAGACGGACGCAGAGGACGGGGCGACGGTGACAGATTCGGAGGAAGGGGAGGAATCGACTGCGCCGAGCGCGTTCGAGCTGGCGGAGCCCGACCCCGACCCGCTCGGTCCCGAGGTCACTGCCGGCGGCGACGGGGCTGGACCGCGTGACGACGGCCGCCCCGGAGACGACGACGAGCCTGCCGCTGGGGCAGCCGAAGGCTCGACCGCGGAGGGTGAGGACGACGGGACGCTCGAACTGCACGACTCTCGGGGGGAATCGACGGCGGATGAGTGAGCCGCCGACGGCGCCGGCCGACCGGGCCAGGGCCTACTACCGGGCGCTGGACGAGGGCGACTACGAACTGCTCTCGACGCTGCTCGCCGGGGGCTTTCGCCACGACCGACCCGACCGCACAATCGAGGGGCGCGAGCGGTTCGTCCGGTTCATGCGCGAGGAGCGACCCCAGACCGACACGACACATCCCGTCGACGCGGTGTACCGGGACGACGACGGGGTCGCAGTGCGCGGTCGCCTGCTGGACGCCGACGGCGAGCGCATCGTCGGCTTCGTCGACGTCTTCGAGTTCGCCGCTGAGCGCATCGAACGCGTCGAGACGTACACCCGGTGAGCGGGGACAAAACATATATCGGCCCGTCCGCGACAGTAGGCACTGGCTATCACGTGTATCGACACCATACCACGACCGGCCGGCGGATTCGACCAGCGGTTAGGTGCCGTGTAGTTATGTCCAACAGACCGGAGACGTGTCCATGGTGAACGGGTCCGCGTCGCGACAGGAAGCCACGAGCGAGGCACTGACCGGTCGGTTCGAGCCGCGAACGGGAGCGAAGGCACTCGTGACCGGTGACCGCGCGGTACTGCTGGTCAGGGAGCGCCACGGCGACGGCTCGCCGTTCTGGACGCTCCCGGGGGGCGGTGTCCGCGCCCACGAGACCCCGACCGAGGGACTGCGTCGGGAACTGGTCGAGGAGCTCGACTGTCGGGCACAGATAGAAGGTCGGGTGTCGACGTTCTGGTACGCTCACGACAGCTTCGACGAGACGGTGTCGGTGTACACGGTGTTCGACTGCTCGCTGCTCTCGGCACCGGCTCCGAACCCCGAAGAGGGGGTCTTCGAGTCGCACTGGGCCGACCCCGAGGAACTCCCGCCGGCGACGCTTCCGCAGGTCAGGTATCTCTGTGAACGCGCCGTCGGGGGCGCGATGGCCGACGACTGATCACTCGCGCTTGCCCGACCCGACAGCGCTCTCGCCGATTGGGGCCGACCCCTCGATGCGTTCCTGTCCGCCCATATACGGCCGTAGCGCCTCCGGAACGGTCACGGTCCCGTCGTCGTTCTGGTAGTACTCCAGGATAGCGACTATGACTCTGGGCACCGCCAGTCCGGAGCCGTTGAGCGTGTGGAGGTAGTCGGCGGACTCGTGGCGTTCCGGCCGGTAGCGCAGCCCGGCCCGTCGGGCCTGAAAGTCCTCGAAGTTCGACACCGAGGAGACTTCCAGCCAGCGGCCGCCCACGTCGGGGCCGTCGTCCATGTCGTCACCGGGCGCCCACACCTCGATGTCGTACTTCTTGGCCTGGGTGAAGCCCATGTCGCCGGTACACATATCGAGGACGCGGTAGGGCAGTTCCAGTTCGTCCAGCACGGCGGCCGCTTCGTCGAGCAGCGAGTCGAGTCGGTCGTAGCTGTCCTCGGGCCGGACGAAGTTGACGAGTTCGACCTTGTGGAACTGGTGGACCCGGACGTATCCGCGGGTCTCGGTGCCGTGTTCGCCGGCCTCTCGGCGGAAGTTCGGCGAGAACGCCTGGTGTTTCACCGGGAGGTCGTCGTCCAGCAGAATCTCGTCGCGGTACATGTTGGTGACCGGCACCTCCGCCGTCGGCAGCAGCCAGAGGTCGTCCTCGTCGATGTCGTCGTCCTGGCGCCGGCCCACCCGGTAGGCGTCCTCGTCGAACTTGGGGAGTTGCCCCGTCCCCTCCATCGACGCCGAGTTGACGGGGATGGGTGGCAGCACGTCCGAGTACCCCTGTTCGCGGTGGAGGTCGAGCATGAACTGGACCAGCGCGTGTTCCAGTCGCGCGCCCTCGCCCTTGACGAACTGGAAGCCGCCGCCGGACACTTTCGCGCCCCGCTCGAAGTCCAGAATGTCGAGCTCCTCGCCGAGGTCGTAGTGGGGAACGACCTCGTCGGGCAGCTCCCGCAGGTCGGAAAAGCCCGAGCGCGACCGCTCGACGTTGTCGCTCTCGTCCTCGCCCGTCGGCACCGAGTCGTGGGGGACGTTCGGCAGTTCCAGCAGCGCGTCTTCGAGCCGGGCCTCCAGTTCGTCCGCGCGGTCCTCTATCTCCTGGAGTTCGTCCTTGAGCTCGCTGGAGCGGTCGATAGCCTCCTGTGCGGCCTCCTCCTCGCCCTCCTGTTTGAGCTTGCCGATCTTCGAGGACACCTCGTTGCGCTCCTGTCTGAGCCCGTCGCCTTTCGCCTTCAGCTCGCGCCACTCCTCGTCGATAGCCAGGACCTCGTCGAGGTCGACGCCGGTGACGCCCTTGCGCTCGATGGCGTCACGGACCGTCTCGGGGTTCTCCCGGACGAACTGTCTCGATAACATGGTCGACGGTTCTCGACGGGCGAAATTAGGCGTGTCGGTCCTCGCAGCAAACGGCGACTGGAGCGGTCGTGTGTCGGGGCCGGGGACGACGGCCAGAACGCCCCGAGCGGGACGAGGGCGGCCGCCGAGTTCGGGGACTCGGCCTCGAAAGCGGAGCTCCGTCCGGGTCAGGACGGAGAGCACGCACGCAGCGCTCCCACAGACCGCACTCCACGTCCGTCTCACCGCCAGTCTACGCTCGCCCACGACCGTTGCTACGGGTTCCAGTCACAGAGATATAAACGCCCCTACGCTCGTCGACACCCCGAGCACAACGGTTTTCCACGCAGGCAATCACCTTTCGGTATGGCAATTGGCGACGTGTACGACGCCGAGGACTGTGCGGATGTCCACTACGTCGACACGGGGATGTACGACGTCGCGGAGTACGGCTCGGTGTACATCGTCGACGCCGAACGACCGGCGCTCGTCGACACCGGCATCGGCGCCCGCTACGAGACCAT is a window of Halomicroarcula saliterrae DNA encoding:
- a CDS encoding DUF367 family protein, encoding MELHVRYEGDDDPKKCSARKLARFDLTELHRATRSTPPGIVLNPFAEQALSPADAPTAGDGARHDRLVALDCSWETAKREAFDLEGVHRSLPFLVAGNPVNYGTPFQLNTVEAFAGALCILGERAHAEEILSKFSWGHTFLELNEEPLERYADCEDSTAVVDVQDDYLVEE
- the serS gene encoding serine--tRNA ligase, whose amino-acid sequence is MLSRQFVRENPETVRDAIERKGVTGVDLDEVLAIDEEWRELKAKGDGLRQERNEVSSKIGKLKQEGEEEAAQEAIDRSSELKDELQEIEDRADELEARLEDALLELPNVPHDSVPTGEDESDNVERSRSGFSDLRELPDEVVPHYDLGEELDILDFERGAKVSGGGFQFVKGEGARLEHALVQFMLDLHREQGYSDVLPPIPVNSASMEGTGQLPKFDEDAYRVGRRQDDDIDEDDLWLLPTAEVPVTNMYRDEILLDDDLPVKHQAFSPNFRREAGEHGTETRGYVRVHQFHKVELVNFVRPEDSYDRLDSLLDEAAAVLDELELPYRVLDMCTGDMGFTQAKKYDIEVWAPGDDMDDGPDVGGRWLEVSSVSNFEDFQARRAGLRYRPERHESADYLHTLNGSGLAVPRVIVAILEYYQNDDGTVTVPEALRPYMGGQERIEGSAPIGESAVGSGKRE
- a CDS encoding nuclear transport factor 2 family protein — protein: MSEPPTAPADRARAYYRALDEGDYELLSTLLAGGFRHDRPDRTIEGRERFVRFMREERPQTDTTHPVDAVYRDDDGVAVRGRLLDADGERIVGFVDVFEFAAERIERVETYTR
- a CDS encoding redoxin domain-containing protein, whose product is MLSEGATAPGFELPALVDGEKRRVALAEYLGDDVVILAFYPADFNPACDEESCDLDELDLFTMQKDVTILGISPDSVYSHRAFAERYDLKVPLLADTDGEVAERYDIDFVDDIGQQLLERAVAVVDHDGTVQYSWSTDDMTELPRVEELKDALAETGGDDTAFARYRVGHAHYTEGRRAFTSAMDRFRETEWMMAQHDFQQAREEFEEAADQFDTAVRFVDDESLAPVYEDSNEKATALWQAADWLVRSASAYSSGSGTEGQQLRDDAEMPLATVREYIEPPDPDDEWPPDVTDLEKDDADDHSVLPTETEVEDAALAVDIDEEMADTDEAVDSETADGDLSGGEVELDGLDGEAVDDDIDDDAAVDDDIDDEELAEIQAELAANHPESEPTVEEVTEEPTAIVDAPPMGEDPDGTADEPADATPQVRGDQSDGEPDEESGRDDDTGLDMPGDPAETDAEDGVMETDVEDGATETDAEDGATVTDSEEGEESTAPSAFELAEPDPDPLGPEVTAGGDGAGPRDDGRPGDDDEPAAGAAEGSTAEGEDDGTLELHDSRGESTADE
- a CDS encoding NUDIX hydrolase, with protein sequence MVNGSASRQEATSEALTGRFEPRTGAKALVTGDRAVLLVRERHGDGSPFWTLPGGGVRAHETPTEGLRRELVEELDCRAQIEGRVSTFWYAHDSFDETVSVYTVFDCSLLSAPAPNPEEGVFESHWADPEELPPATLPQVRYLCERAVGGAMADD